In Granulicella mallensis MP5ACTX8, the sequence CCCCGGTGCGGCCGCCGATCTGCTCTCCGAACTCTCCGATGAGGAGAGCGAAGCGATCCTCGAAGAGATGGAGCCTGAGGAGCGTCAGGACGTTGAGGACCTGCTCGAGTTCTCCGCCAACAGCGCCGCCGGCCGCATGACGACTGACTTCGTGGGCGTAGCGCTGGGCGCCACCGTTGCCGATGCCATCGAGGTACTGCGCGCCTTTGACGGAGACGCGGACACCATTACGGAGATCTATCTGACTGGCGAAGAGGAGCACCTCAAGGGCGTTGTCGCACTGCCGAGGCTGCTTTTGGCGGCTCCCGACAAGTCCCTGGCCGAGCTCTCCGAGTGGCGCATTGTGAGCTGCACCTTGAAGGCTTCCGATAACGAGGTAGCCGAACTCTTCGACAAGTACAACCTCCGCTCACTTCCCGTGGTCGATCATCATGGACACATCGCCGGTGTGATCCACGCCGAGCAGGTGATCGCGCAACTGCGTGAAGGGTGAGGCCATGACCCGAAGGAAGATGGCATGACCGCTCGCCCGCTCAAGATTTTGTACGTTGCCGGTCTCTCCCCCAACGACTCCTCGCAGTACCGTCTCTGGGCGCTGGAGCGGCTCGGCCACAGCGTCGTCTCGCTGAACGCCTATGGCTATCAGCCGCAGAGTGACCTCCTGAAGAAGGTCGTCTACCGCGTGCAGAGCGGGCCGTGGGTGGCGCGTCTGAACCGCGATATCCTCGCGGTGGCCGAACGTGAAAAGCCCGATATCTTCTGGGCGGACAAGTTGCTTTCGCTGCGGCCCGAGACGCTCGACAAACTGCGCGGCATGGGGATCGTGAGCGTCAGCTACATGATCGACAACGCCTTCGGCCCGCGCCGCGATCCAGGTTGGCGGCTGTACATGAAGGACATTCCGCACTTCGATCTGCACGTTGTGCAGCGCGATAAAAATATTGCGGACTACAAGGCCAGCGGGGCTCGTGACGTCATCAAGATCCAGACAGCCTATGAGCCGACGATTCACTTTCCGCCACCGGCTGGATGGAGCGATAAAGACCGTGATCGCGGTGTCTCCTTCATCGGCACACCCTACGACGACCGTCCGCAGTTCCTGACGCGGCTCTGGAAAGAGTTTGAGCTGCCTGTGGTGGTCTCGGGCGGCCTGGTGTGGAAGAAGGCGCTCGGGCCGGAGGCGACGGCTGCGTTGTATCGCGGCCATGGCGAGCTCTTTCGTGAGGAGTACCGCGAGGGAATCTGGAAGTCGAAGATCAATCTCAGCTTCATCACTCATGCCAACCAGGATGAGTTTGTGCACAAGAGCTTCGAGATCGCTGCTTGCCAGGGCTTCCTTCTGGCAGAGCGTTCTCCGGGGCACCTGGCACGTTTTGTCGAAGACGAAGAGGCTGTCTTCTTCTCGGGAATCGAAGAGTGCGTGGCCAAGATTCGTCGCTATCTGCCGAATGAAGAGGCCCGCGAGCGCATCGCCGCCGCAGGCCGCGCCCGCGCGGTGCGGGATGGCTATCACAACGACGCTCAGGTGGCTGCGATTGTGCAGCGTCTGCGGGACCTGCTTGCCACGAGGAGCTCTCAGGCATGATCTTCGATCTCCTGCGCGACCGGCCCGGCCCTGATGATGTAGCTGATGTCTGCATCGTCGGCGCGGGTGCTGCGGGAATCGTTCTGGCCGTAGAGCTGGCGCGGCAAGGGAAGAGCGTTCTCATCGTCGAAGGCGGCGGCCGAGAGATCGAAGAGCCCGCACAGGAACCCTATCGCAGCGAGGTCGTTGGCCTGACGCATCGCGGCATCCACACCGGACGCTTTCGCGTGCACGGAGGGACGACGACGAAGTGGGGCGGGCAGATTTTGGAACTCAACCCCGAAGACTTCGAGCGCCGCAACTGGATCGCTGGCAGCGGCTGGCCGTTTGCCAAGGCGGAACTGGACCCCTTTTATCGCCGCGCACTTGAGCTGGAAGGCGTCAGCGGTGCGATACAGCGTGATGGAGAGGTCTGGCACACCCTGGGCCTCAAGGAGCCGGAGTTTGCCGGGCTGCAGTCCTATCTGTCGCGCTGGTGTCCCGAGCCAAACTTCGCGCGTCTGCACGCCGGTTCGATTGAACAGAACGCGGGCATTCGCATCTGGCTGCACGCGAATGCCGTTGAACTTCTGATGGAACAGGAGACTGTCCGCGGCCTGCGTTGCCGCACGCAGACAGGGGTTGAGGCTGTCTTTCAAGCGAAGCAGTTTGTCTTTTGCATAGGCACGATCGAGTGCGTACGATTCTTCCTGCAACCGCGAGAGGGCGGTCTGCCGTGGAACCGGTCGGGTCTGCTGGGCCGCCACTTTCAGGATCATGTGGATGCCAACGCCGCACAGGTCCAGCCGCGCAACCGCCGTGCTTTTGGCACACTCTTCGACAACATCTTTCTGCGCGGCTACAAGTACCACCCCAAGGTGCGGCTGATGCCCTCCGAACAGGAAAAGGCCGGTCTGCTGAACTGTGCGGCGACGATGTACTTTCAGAGCGACATCGACGAGACGCTGGACGGGCTGAAGGGAACCGTAAAGCACCTGCTGCGCGGAAGGTTCGGAGAGCTAGGCATCGGCGATGCCGTACGCATGGTGCAGCATGCCCCTGTGCTGGCGCGGCAGTCACTGCGCTATGCGCTGCAGCACAGGGCCTACAATCCGGCGTCGGCCTCGATCAAGCTGCGCGTCCACTGCGAGCAGCGGCCCGACAGCACGAGCTCGATCACGCTGGGTGAGGAGAAGGACTCTCTGGGATTGTGGCGCACGCGCCTGGACTGGCGTATCTCGGAGCTGGAGCTGAGCACTATCCGCTATTTCGCGCAAACAGCGGCGAAGGCTCTGGATGAAGTGGCAGAGGTGACCCCTGAAGCAAGCTTGAGGGCAGAGGGAGATGGCTTCCTCGCACAGTGCGATGACAGCAACCATCACATGGGCGGCATGCGCATGGCTGTCAGCTCCGCAGAGGGAGTCGTCAGCCCGGAGCTTCTGCTGCATGGCACGCGGAACTGCTTTGTCTGCAGCGGAGCGGTCTTTCCGACCTCTGGATTCTCCAACCCAACGCACACCGTGCTTGCTCTTGCGGTGAGGCTTGCGGATCATTTGTCCCGAGCGTAATGCGGGTCATGGTTAAAGCGATGCCGTAGTAGCTGCCTCAATGTTTGTTTTTTCGTATCACCATAGAACCGTCATCCTGAGCGAAGTCGTTCGCGTGCTTTGCGAACTACGCAGTCGAAGGACCCCGAGGGGCTTGGCCTCACCCAGGCAGTCGGGATCTTTTCCAGCACGGAAGTTCAGGCTCGAACGCTTGAGGTAGAAAAGGGGCGAAGGGTATAGGCATGATGGCACCCTCGGGGTCCTTCGACTCCGCGTCCCCAAAGGCTGGGACGCTCCGCTCAGGATGACGACGTTACCAACTGAGTTACAAATTGCATTCGATGCCCCTTCTCCACCCAACGGTTTCGCCTCTCCTCCACGATGCAGATACTCTAGAGCCAGCAGCAGGAGGCCCCTTGCAGACGTTCAAGCTTGCAGATACCGGACGAATCACGACGCAGCTTGGCTATGGCTGCTCATCGCTCATGGGTGCCCTGGGACGGCGCAGCTCCCTGGCCCTGCTGGAAGCGGCGTACGACGCGGGCATTCGCCACTTCGATGTGGCCCCGATGTACGGTTATGGCGAAGCAGAGGCCTGTGTCGGCGAGTTCCGGCAGCGCCATCGCGACGAGATTACGATTACGACGAAGTACGGTATCCCGCCGGCACGAAATAGGGCTTTGCTGGGGATCGCACGTCGCCTGGCCGGGCCCATTGTCCAGCATGTGCCCGCACTGAAGCAGAGGCTGTCTCGCGCGGCCTCTGCCGTAGCGGCCCCAGCGGAGAAGGCCAGCTTTACCGCCGAGCAGGCCAAGGCTTCTCTGGAGCGCAGTCTTGTCGCTTTAAAAGCAGACCGAATCGATGCCTGGCTACTGCACGACGCTGAAGCCGATGATCTGCGTGACGACGGGCTTTTGCGTTTTCTCGAGGATTCCGTTGCGAAGGGAACCCTTGGCACCTTTGGAATCGGCAGCGACCGCAACCAGGTAGAGGCTCTTCTGCAGGAGCGCGCAGGGTACTGCCGCGTGCTGCAGTATCAGTGGTCGATTCTCGACGATGCGATTGCGCCGGGCGGCCCTTTCCGCATTCATCACCGCGCTCTTACGGATAACTTTCGCTCTCTGCACGCGGCTCTGATTGCGGACCCCGAGCGCTGCAGCCGATGGTCCGATGAGGTGGGTGTCGATCTCGATGACCGGGGAATCCTCGCGGCGGTTATGCTGAAGGCCTCTTTTGTCTTCAATCCTGATAGCATCGTGCTAGTTTCAACGAAGAATCCAAACCACATACGAGAGAATGTACGTGTCGCTGGAGAACCGGCGCTGGTTGCACCCGCGCGTCGTTTGCATGCCCTGATGCAGAGGGAAGCCCGGCGGGAAGGCCTGCCCTCCACGACGACTCCCTCGAGGATGACCGCATCATGAGCTTCTGGCGTCGCTGGCGGACCAGCATTTTTCTGATCTTCGCGGTCCTCGGGCCCGGCTTTATCACGGCCAACGTCGACAACGACGCCGGCGGCATCTACACCTATGCCACGGCAGGGGCCCAGTTCGGCTATACGCTGCTGTGGACGATGATTCCCATGGCAGTGATGCTGGCGTTCGCGCAGGAGATCTCGGCGCGCATGGGCGTTGTTACCGGCAAGGGCCTGAGCGAGCTGATCCGCGAAGAGTTCGGGTTGCGCATTACCGCGATCCTGATGATGGGCCTGGTGCTGTGCAACCTGGGCGATGTCGTCTCGGAGTTCGCCGGTGTGGCCAGCAGCACGCAGCTCTTTGGGCTGAGCAAATTTATCACGGTGCCCATTGCGGCAGTGCTGGTGTGGTGCCTGGTCGTCTATGGCGACTACAAGAAGCTGGAAAAGATCTTCGTCGTCCTCTCGTTTCTGTATGTGGCCTACATCATTACCGCGGTGCTGTCGCACCCGAACTGGAGCCAGGCTGCGCACATGACCCTGCGTCTACCGAAGTGGCATGACCTGCGCAATCACAGCTATTTGTACTTATCGGTGGGCCTTATCGGGGCAACGGTCGCGCCTTGGCAGCAGTTCTATCTCCAGGCCTCGGTGGTGGATAAAGGAGCGCGGAAGTCGCAGTTGAAGCTGGCCCAGGGCGATGCAATCTTTGGCTCGGTATTCTCCGTGCTGGTCGCGGCTTTTATCGTCATCGCCTGTGCGGCGACCCTGTTCGTTGGTGGCCAGCATGACATTCGCGATGCTGCGGATGCTGCTCAGGCGCTACGTCCGCTGGGTGGGAAGTATGCATTCATCCTGTTCTCGTTCGGATTGCTGAATGCTTCGCTGTTTGCGGCGTCGATCCTGCCATTGTCCACGGCCTATACGGTGTGCGAGGCAATGGGATTTGAGTCGGGGCTGAGCAAGAAGTTCAAGGAAGCCCCAGTCTTCTACTGGCTGTACACCTCGTTGCTGGCCATCGGGGCGATCGTCATCCTGGTCTCGAAGACCGAGCCGGTGAAGCTGGCGGTGTTGTCGCAGGTGCTGAATGGCGTGCTGCTGCCCTTCGTGCTGGTATTCATGCTGGTGTTGGTGAACAAGAAATCGGTGATGGGCGCGAAGACGAATCCGACGATCTACAACGTGGTGGCCTGCGGCCTGACGGCACTGGCGACCACCCTTACAGTGGTGATGCTGTGGGGAACGGTGTTCTCGCACTAGTCGACGTATTTTGTTCGTACTCTCACAGAATCGTCATCCTGAGCGAAGTAGTTCGCGTACTTTGCGAACTACGCAGTCGAAGGACCCCGAAGGACTTGATCTCGCCCATGACGTTGGGACCTTTTCCACCGCGAAAGTCCGGGGCTGGAACGCTTGAGGTAGAAAAGGGGCGAAGGGTACAGGCAGGATGGCAATCCTCGGGGTCCTTCGACTCCGCACCTCGCAAAAAGCGCGAGGCGCTCCGCTCAGGATGACGATTCAGGGGGGTATGAACAAAAAACGCTATTGGTATCACGATCTTGATTTCGCTCTAGAAAAGTTACTCTAAAGAATCTTGCCTTCGGCCAGGTCACGTATCAACGTAAGATCGGCGGCGAGGAAGTCGTAGTCAGGCAACCGTTCGAGAGGGCTCCAGAGCATCTCCTGAAAGATGCGATTGTCGAGGTCGCCGCTAAATTCAGTCACAGCAAAGAACTGGATCTCGATCGTTCCCCCATTGCGATACGTATGGCGCACGGTGGTGATGTGATCGCCGATCTCGGCGACGATGCCCAGCTCTTCGCTCAACTCGCGAGCCAGAGCCTCTTTCGGGGTCTCGCCGGGCTCGATCTTGCCACCGGGAAACTCCCACTTGAGCCCCATGGGCTGATCGGGGCGGCGCTGGCAGATGAAGACCTCGCGTTCGGCCCCGCTGCCGCGCAGAATCATGGCCGCTACTACGTGCCGCAACGGTTTTGCGGTGTCGAGTGCGCGTTGCCCGTTGAGTTTGCGAATCGGCTCTTTCACGTCTGCTCACAGTGTAGAACTTTTAGGCTGTGAACGAGGCGATGAGGGACCAAGTTTGACTCGTAAACAAAATTAGAAATCGTGAGGGCACAATCGAAGCCATGCCCTCACGATGCCAGGAATGATTTTTTCAGCTACCGCACAACAGAAGCCGGATAGTAAACCGGCCACGATTCAGCGATGCTGCGCTGCACGAGTTCTTCGGAAGGGTTTACCGGGAAGGCGCCCCTCGCGATCGCGAGCATGGCGGCATCATGCACCGAGTTGCCGAAGACCACGTCCGGCGCAGTAATGCCCGCGCGCCGCAGTGAGGCGACCTTGCCTTCATCGGTGGGAACATCCAGCAGTCGCTCGGTAGCGCGGCCGTTCTCAATCGCCACGCGGGCCGAGAGCACGCGATTGGCGGGGATGTTGAAGCGCCGCACGCCCTCTTCGATGACCCAGTCGCAGGTTGAGCTCACAGCCCAGATCTCTACGCCGTTATCCTGCAGTGCCGCTACGAGCTCGGCCATCTCGGGAAAGATATTGCGTTCGACGTGATTGCGAAAGAACTCGGCGGCGGCACTGCGCAGCTCGGTCTCGCGCAGGCCGTGGTAGATCTGCACCATCTCGCCGCAGATGGCGATCTCGGAGACCGTGCCGCGCTTGTACTCGACATAGCGGCTGTTGAGCCACTCGGTGGCCTCGCGCGAGAGCAGGCCGGTGTCCATCGTCCAGCGCATGAAGGAAGAGCCGGCATCGCCGGACCACAGTGTTCCGTCGCAGTCGAAGACCGCAATCCTGGGGGAAAGCGCATGGACACGGCTGAAAAACTGTTCGGTTGTCAGTGCCGCCGCTGTCGCGACCGGAATTGGCGAAGAAGAGAGGGTGTTCAATCGGGACTCCAAAGTGTCAAACCTCAGTAGAGTAGCATCGCAATGTTAAGAGCAATAGATGAGATGCCGGGAGTGGCTGTCATAGCACCTGTCTGACCGAAGTGGTTCGAGTTTGATACGCTTCCAGCGTGGGCTCTTGAGACGTTAGGCCCGAAGGGACGCGAATACATGTTGGACAAAAATAGACTCTTTCCGGCGGAGAGCGCTTCGCGAGCGGTCGCTGCAAAGTTGTACGAGACAGTGCGCGACCTGCCGATCATCAGCCCGCACGGCCATACCGACCCGCAGTGGTTTGCCGATAACCAGCCTTTTCCGAATCCCACGGCGCTTTTTATTCAACCGGATCACTACATCTTCCGCATGCTGTACTCGCAGGGGATCTCGCTCGAGTCGCTGGGCATTCCGCAGGTGGACGGCAAGCAGTCGGCCGACCCGCGCGAGGTCTGGCGTCTCTTCGCGCGCAATTATTTTCTGTTCCGCGGGACACCGACGCGTCTCTGGATCGACTTCGCCTTTGCGGAGCAGTTTGGCCTGAAAGAGCGTCTCAGCGCTGAGAACGCCGACGAGTACTACGACGCGATCGATAAGAAATTGCGGACGCCCGAGTTTCTGCCGCGTGCCTTGTATGAGCGGTTTAATCTTGAGGTGATCGCCACGACGGATGCTGCGGTCGATTCGCTGGAGCATCATCGCAAGATCAAGGCCTCCGGCTGGAAGGGCCGCGTGCTGCCGACCTTCCGCCCGGATGCGGTCGTCGATGCCGAGTACCTCGGCTTCCAGGACAACCTGAAGAAGCTCGGTGAAGTAAGCGGCGAGGACATCTCTTCGTGGAAGGGCTACCTGAGCGCGCTGCGCAAGCGCCGCGCCTTCTTCAAGGAAAATGGCGCCACCGCGACCGATCATGGCCACCTTACGGCGATGACCGCGGACCTCTCGCTCAACGAAGCTACGGCTTTGTACGAACGTATCTACACCGGCAAGACGAACCCCGGCGACGTGGAGCTCTTCCAGGCGCAGATGCTGACCGAGATGGCGGGCATGAGTGTGGAAGACGGTCTTACGATGCAACTGCATCCGGGCGCGATCCGCAATCACAACCCGCATGTCTACGAGAAGTTCGGACGCGACAAGGGCGCGGATATTCCGTCGCCGACGGAGTACGTCCGCAGCCTGCGACCTCTGCTCTCGAAGTACGGCAACGAACCCGGGTTCACGTTCATCCTGTTTACGCTGGACGAGTCGACGTTCAGCAGGGAACTCGCACCGCTGGCTGGACACTACCCCTGCCTGCGCCTGGGACCGCCGTGGTGGTTCCACGATTCGCCGGAGGGCATGACCCGCTTCCGCGAGCAGGCCACCGAGACGGCAGGCTTCTACAACACGGTTGGGTTCAACGACGATACGCGTGCGTTTCTGTCGATTCCCGCGCGGCATGATGTAGCCCGCCGCATAGATTGTGCTTTCCTTGGAAAGCTTGTCGCGGAGCATCGCCTGGACGAGAGTGAGGCGTTTGAGTTGGCGCAGGACCTTACGGTGAACCTGGTGCGGAAGGCTTATAAGCTCTAGCGTCGCGGGGCGGAGAGAGCCGTAGCCTTTGGACTACGGAATCAGGGCGGGCAAGGATCGGGTTTCCACCCAGGTCTTTGCCCGTTTTTGCTTTTTGGGTTGTCATTCCGAGCGTAGCGAGCGAACCTGCTGTCTTCCGTTTTTCGCCAGTGCTATTACAAACGTTGCGCGTCGCCACAAAGCGGCCTCTTTCGCCTGCAGTTCACATGTTTAGGTCCTACGAACAAAGAGCGGGAGACAGCAGGTTCGCTCGCTACGCTCGGAATGACAACCAGAAAAGCAAAAGCAAGTGCTTTCTGCACGATTTTGGGAAGGGCATCGCCCCTTCGGGGCTAACGCCCACCCTCTGGAACCCCCTGTTCTGCCTCCCTGACGACCTCGACATTCTCGCTTTCCCAACATTCCTGTCTGACCCGTATTTGCGCTGTCTGACTGGAAGTGGGTATTCTGTCACACGGTGATGAACGCCAAGGCGTTCGGTGACGGAGTGGAGACGACCATGAGCAAGGGCATGAAGCTGCCGAAGTTTTCGGTGGGTGTTGGAGACAGGTTTGCGCATCAGGCGAAGGCGCAGTTGGCGGCCTGCATTAAGGCTGGCGAATTTGGGGTAGAAGTGGTGCCGGTTTGGAATAAGTCCAACCGTGAGCACATGATCATCGGCACGGAACCCAGCCAGACCCGTATCGCCGCCGATGCCGCAGTCAAGGAGCTGGGCTGGACGAAGCCCTATTTTCTCGACGCGGACCACATCAACCTGAAGACCGTCGATCGCTTCATCGCTCCGTGCGACTTCTTCACGCTGGACGTTGCCGAGGAGATCGGTAAGGCAGCTAAGCCGGAGGACGTTGCCGCCTTCGTTCAGCAGCATCCTGAACTGATCGGTGAAGTAACGATCCCGCACATCGCCGAGCCGTTCAAGACGGACGCTGCCTTCGTGACGGGCGTCGCGAACAAGTTCCTCGCGGCCGTGCAGGACGCGGGCAGGATCTACCGCTATCTCGTCGAGAAGAAAGGCGAAGGCAACTTCGTGCCCGAAGTCTCGATGGACGAGACGGATTCCCCTCAGACGCCGGTTGAGCTGCTGATCATCCTCGCTGCCATCGCGGACGAGAAGATTCCCATCCAGACGATCGCCCCGAAGTTTACCGGCCGGTTCAATAAGGGCGTGGATTACGTCGGCGATGTTGCGCAGTTCACCAAGGAGTTCGAGGAAGACCTGGCGGCGATTGCGTTCGCCATCAAGACCTACGGCCTGCCCGAGAACCTGAAGCTCAGCGTTCACTCCGGCTCGGACAAGTTCTCGATCTACAAGGCGATCCACGAAGGCGTGAAGAAGTTCAACGCCGGTGTCCACCTGAAGACCGCGGGAACGACGTGGCTCGAAGAGCTGATCGGCCTGGCCGAGGCGGGCGGAACCGGCCTGGACATCGCCAAAGAGGTCTATCGCGAGGCCTATGCTCACTCGGACGAGTTGCGTGCGCCCTATGCGACGGTGATCGACATCGACGACGCCAAGCTGCCCAAGCCCGAGGTGGTTGAGGGCTGGACGAGCGTGCAGTTCACCTCCGCGCTGCGCCACGACCAGGGCAATCCGGCCTACAACCCGAGCTTCCGGCAGTTGCTGCACGTCGGCTTCAAGATCGCGGCCAAGATGGGCGACCGCTATCTGAACGCTCTCGAAGCGAACGAGGAAGTGGTGGCGAAGAACGTGACGACGAACCTCTTCGACCGGCACATTCGCCCCGTGTTCCTCGGTCAGTAAACAACCCTTGCGGGGCGCGGGCTTTGGCCCGCGCCTTGCGCGTTGTAGGGCTGCTATCGTAGAGTTCAAACGGTTTTACAGATACGAGGGCGTCGATGATTGTCGTGTTGATGGGCGTGAGCGGGTCGGGCAAAACGACCATCGGTTCACTGCTTGCGAAGCGAACGGGAACTGTCTTTGCAGACGCGGACGACTACCATCCGCTGGCGAACAAGCAGAAGATGGCCTCCGGTCAGCCGCTGAACGACGACGACCGCCAGCCCTGGCTGGAGACGCTGAACAAGCTCTTGCGCGGCTGGCACGACAGTGGCAAGGGCGGTGTCCTGGCCTGCTCGGCACTCAAGGAAAAATACCGCGCGACGCTGGCCGCGGATATGCCCAAGGGGAGCGTTGCCTTTGTGCTGCTCGACGGCTCGCATGAGTTGATCGCCGAGCGCCTGGCCGCCCGCAAGCATGAGTTCATGAATCCGAAGCTGCTCGAGACCCAACTGGCTACGTTGGAGCCGCCCGCCGATGCTTTGCGCGTCGTCAACGACCGTCCGCCGGAAGAGGTCGTCGCACAGATTTTGCAGCACGTTTCACCGCAGGCCTGACGGCTGTGGATCAACCGATAGAGAAGTAAGGGGAGCAAGAGAAGTCATGGGATATAAGCCGTTGGATCTGACAGGGAAGACTGCCGTTATTGTTGGCGGAACATCGGGCATTGGCCTGGCGATGGCCATCGGCCTGGCCGAGGCCGGCGCCGATGTGGTTGCCAGCTCACGTCGTGCCGAGCAGGTGGACGAGGCCGCGAAGAAGATCGAGTCGACGGGACGCAAGTCTCTGCGCCTGACCTCCGACGTCGCCGATCGCGCCAGCCTGGAAGCGCTATGTGCCGGCACGATCAAGGAGTTTGGCAAGGTCGACATCCTGATCAACTGCGCGGGCAAGATCAAACGCGCCCCGACGGTCGATTTCCCCGAAGACGAGTGGCAGTCGATCATGGACACGAACGTGACCGGAACGCTGCGCGCCTGCCAGATCTTCGGCCGGCACATGCTGGAGCGTGGTTACGGGCGCATCATCAACATCGCTTCGCTCAACACCTTCGTGGCCCTCAAGGAAGTTGCGGCGTATGCCGCCTCGAAGGCCGCAATCGGCTCGCTGACGCGCTCGCTGGCGGTGGAGTGGTCGTCGCAGGGCGTGACCGTGAACGCGATTGCCCCGGGCGTCTTCCGCACGGCACTCAACGCCGAGCTGCTCGACAAGAGCGAGCGTGGCAAGGAGCTGCGCATGCGCACTCCGATGGGGCGCTTTGGCGCGACCGAGGAGCTGGTCGGCGGAGCGATCTATCTGGCTTCGGATTCCGCGGCATTTGTGACCGGTGAGATTCTCGTGATCGATGGTGGCTTCCTGGCCAGCGGCGTGAACCAGTAGTACGAATCCAACGCCATCGGCGCGATCCGGACCGGCCTGGGGACTCCCTGGACTGGTTTGGGTCGCGCCGATGCATTTTAGTTTGCGATAGGGGTGATTACCCTTGAGTCAAACGGTTATCCTTTGTTGAAACAAATTCTGTAGGATCAGGCGTCAGGAGAAAAAAGGATGAGGATTCGATTTACCGCAACAGCTGTATTCACTGCAGCGATGCTCTGCACCACAACGGGTCTGCTGGGAGCACAGCAGAAGTCCGTAGACAAATCGCAGCCGTGGATGAATCCTCAACTGTCTCCCGAAAAACGAGCCGAACTTGTCCTGCAGCAGATGACGTTCGACGAGAAGATCTCCATGCTGCATGGCGAGGGCATGGCGGGCTCGAAGAATCTGCATCCGGAGTTCCAAAAGGTGCATGAACTCTTCAACGGAGGGGCCGGCCTCGTCATCACGCCTACCCGGCTTGGCATCCCGATGATCCAGATGAGCGACGCAGCCTATGGCGTGCGCGACAGCGCGATGAATGGCCGTTACTCGACGGCGCTGCCCTCGAACCTGGCCTCGGCTGCAAGCTGGGACCCTCAAGCTGCCTGCAGCTACGGCACCCTGATCGGCCGCGAGCTTCGCGCCCAGGGCTACAACATGACGCTAGGCGGCGGCGTGAATCTGACCCGCGAGCCGCGCAACGGACGCACCTTTGAGTACATGGGCGAAGATCCCGTGCTGGCCGGAACGCTGGTCGGCAATCGCATTCGCTGCGAGGGCGCGCAGCATGTCATCTCGGACATCAAGCACTACGCGATGAACGACCAGGAGAGTGGCCGACAGGAGATCGACGCCCGGATCGGCGAACGAGCCCTCCGCGAGAGCGATCTGCTGGCCTTCCAGATTGGCGTCAAGACCGGCCATCCGGACGCCGTGATGTGCAGCTACAACGGCGTCAACGGCGACTACGCGTGCGAAAACCGCTACCTGCTGACCGACGTGTTGAAGAAGGAGTGGAACTTCCCGGGCTTCGTCGTCTCCGACTGGGGTGGAACGCACAGCACGGAGAAGGCCTCCGCCGCCGGGCTGGACAATGAAGAGGAGTGGGCGAGCTTTTATGGCGACTCGTTGAAGGCTGCCGTGCAGGCCGGGCGTGTGCCTATGACTGAGATTGACGATCATGTCCGCCGCATCCTGTGGGCGGAGTTCGCCAGCGGGATCGTCGACGACCCGCCGCGGAAGGGAGTCGTCGATGTGCAGGCAGGCTTCGACACCTCGCGGCATATCGCCGAACAGGGATCGGTACTGCTGCGCAACGAGCGGAATCTGCTTCCGCTGGACTCGGCCAAGCTCCAGTCGGTTGCGGTCATTGGCTTTCATGCGGACACCGGCATGATCTCGGGCGGAGGTTCGGCGCAGGTTGATGCTCCGGGCGATCAGGCTGGTGGAGAGTGGAAGCGCAAGGTCTGGTTCCCGACCTCTCCCCTGGAGGCGTTGCGGGCCAAGGCTCC encodes:
- the uxaC gene encoding glucuronate isomerase; protein product: MLDKNRLFPAESASRAVAAKLYETVRDLPIISPHGHTDPQWFADNQPFPNPTALFIQPDHYIFRMLYSQGISLESLGIPQVDGKQSADPREVWRLFARNYFLFRGTPTRLWIDFAFAEQFGLKERLSAENADEYYDAIDKKLRTPEFLPRALYERFNLEVIATTDAAVDSLEHHRKIKASGWKGRVLPTFRPDAVVDAEYLGFQDNLKKLGEVSGEDISSWKGYLSALRKRRAFFKENGATATDHGHLTAMTADLSLNEATALYERIYTGKTNPGDVELFQAQMLTEMAGMSVEDGLTMQLHPGAIRNHNPHVYEKFGRDKGADIPSPTEYVRSLRPLLSKYGNEPGFTFILFTLDESTFSRELAPLAGHYPCLRLGPPWWFHDSPEGMTRFREQATETAGFYNTVGFNDDTRAFLSIPARHDVARRIDCAFLGKLVAEHRLDESEAFELAQDLTVNLVRKAYKL
- a CDS encoding tagaturonate epimerase family protein — its product is MNAKAFGDGVETTMSKGMKLPKFSVGVGDRFAHQAKAQLAACIKAGEFGVEVVPVWNKSNREHMIIGTEPSQTRIAADAAVKELGWTKPYFLDADHINLKTVDRFIAPCDFFTLDVAEEIGKAAKPEDVAAFVQQHPELIGEVTIPHIAEPFKTDAAFVTGVANKFLAAVQDAGRIYRYLVEKKGEGNFVPEVSMDETDSPQTPVELLIILAAIADEKIPIQTIAPKFTGRFNKGVDYVGDVAQFTKEFEEDLAAIAFAIKTYGLPENLKLSVHSGSDKFSIYKAIHEGVKKFNAGVHLKTAGTTWLEELIGLAEAGGTGLDIAKEVYREAYAHSDELRAPYATVIDIDDAKLPKPEVVEGWTSVQFTSALRHDQGNPAYNPSFRQLLHVGFKIAAKMGDRYLNALEANEEVVAKNVTTNLFDRHIRPVFLGQ
- a CDS encoding gluconokinase, whose product is MIVVLMGVSGSGKTTIGSLLAKRTGTVFADADDYHPLANKQKMASGQPLNDDDRQPWLETLNKLLRGWHDSGKGGVLACSALKEKYRATLAADMPKGSVAFVLLDGSHELIAERLAARKHEFMNPKLLETQLATLEPPADALRVVNDRPPEEVVAQILQHVSPQA
- a CDS encoding SDR family NAD(P)-dependent oxidoreductase is translated as MGYKPLDLTGKTAVIVGGTSGIGLAMAIGLAEAGADVVASSRRAEQVDEAAKKIESTGRKSLRLTSDVADRASLEALCAGTIKEFGKVDILINCAGKIKRAPTVDFPEDEWQSIMDTNVTGTLRACQIFGRHMLERGYGRIINIASLNTFVALKEVAAYAASKAAIGSLTRSLAVEWSSQGVTVNAIAPGVFRTALNAELLDKSERGKELRMRTPMGRFGATEELVGGAIYLASDSAAFVTGEILVIDGGFLASGVNQ
- a CDS encoding beta-glucosidase family protein, with the translated sequence MRIRFTATAVFTAAMLCTTTGLLGAQQKSVDKSQPWMNPQLSPEKRAELVLQQMTFDEKISMLHGEGMAGSKNLHPEFQKVHELFNGGAGLVITPTRLGIPMIQMSDAAYGVRDSAMNGRYSTALPSNLASAASWDPQAACSYGTLIGRELRAQGYNMTLGGGVNLTREPRNGRTFEYMGEDPVLAGTLVGNRIRCEGAQHVISDIKHYAMNDQESGRQEIDARIGERALRESDLLAFQIGVKTGHPDAVMCSYNGVNGDYACENRYLLTDVLKKEWNFPGFVVSDWGGTHSTEKASAAGLDNEEEWASFYGDSLKAAVQAGRVPMTEIDDHVRRILWAEFASGIVDDPPRKGVVDVQAGFDTSRHIAEQGSVLLRNERNLLPLDSAKLQSVAVIGFHADTGMISGGGSAQVDAPGDQAGGEWKRKVWFPTSPLEALRAKAPGAKFSFVSGENIAQAVAQAKAADVAVVFAWQWEAEDFDLPNLSLPNEQDKLIEAVTAANPRTVVVLETGTAVTMPWLEKTGAVLEAWFAGSKGADAVANLLFGDVNPSGKLPMTFPRSEADLPRPTVAKPPAGSKNGTLSFKVDYSEGVKVGYKWYDAEHKPVLFPFGFGLSYTSYSYSGLTVSPDGSSVSFTVANTGHRAGAEIAEVYASLPESAGEPPKRLIGWQKVELAAGESKFIRLAIDPTYLSIWDEVAKKFVRPSGSYRVMVGGSSAELPLTKEISLQ